From a single Nostoc sp. MS1 genomic region:
- a CDS encoding glycosyltransferase, with product MKELAIFLSKSLLGWLVIQVCLSLIFLLYVRTSRLKKSPDDQLPKAAVILCLRGADPFLPRCLEALLQQNYPEYDLKIIVDSQDDPAWHIAHYTINKLGKTNVEISHLRIIRHNCSLKCSSLIQAISDLDESYQVVALVDADTIVHPDWLRELVSPLADAKIGVTTGNRWYVPNGSYWGSLVRYTGNISAVVQMYLFGIPWGGTLAIKTDVLRQTGLLEKWAQAFGEDLMMHNVLKKHGLRVKFVPSLIMVNREDCDLLGILEYLQRLILYSRLYHPRWLAIVSESVSSILFPTLAIFLFLFSLGDAQWEVAGLLLQSYSIYTLGLLVLMLMMELGIQPILRAQGQPRTKLPIATIGKMILAIPLTQWVYGLAMISSLWISTVKWRGIVYRIYSPWNVRLVEYHPYDFLDQPVDRKMSL from the coding sequence ATGAAAGAGTTGGCAATATTTTTGTCTAAATCTTTGCTGGGGTGGTTAGTAATTCAGGTATGTCTGTCTTTGATATTTTTGTTATATGTGCGGACATCACGCCTCAAAAAATCACCTGATGACCAACTACCCAAAGCTGCGGTAATTCTTTGCCTGCGAGGAGCCGATCCTTTTTTACCTAGATGTCTAGAGGCGCTATTACAACAAAACTACCCGGAGTACGATTTAAAAATAATTGTTGATAGTCAAGATGACCCAGCTTGGCATATTGCCCATTATACTATCAACAAATTGGGCAAAACTAACGTTGAAATCAGCCATTTACGGATTATTCGCCACAACTGTAGCCTTAAATGCAGTTCTTTAATCCAGGCTATTTCTGATTTAGATGAATCTTATCAGGTTGTTGCTTTAGTAGATGCGGATACAATCGTTCATCCCGACTGGTTGCGTGAATTAGTTAGTCCTTTAGCTGATGCCAAAATTGGCGTAACTACGGGTAATCGTTGGTATGTGCCAAATGGCAGTTATTGGGGTTCGTTGGTACGTTACACGGGTAACATATCTGCGGTTGTGCAGATGTACCTATTCGGGATTCCTTGGGGTGGTACTTTAGCGATAAAAACAGATGTATTGCGGCAAACAGGGTTACTTGAGAAGTGGGCGCAAGCCTTTGGCGAAGATTTAATGATGCACAATGTGCTGAAAAAGCACGGTTTACGAGTCAAATTTGTGCCTTCACTGATTATGGTCAATCGTGAAGATTGCGATTTACTAGGTATCCTTGAATATCTCCAACGCCTTATTCTCTATTCTCGGCTTTACCATCCCCGTTGGCTAGCTATAGTTAGTGAATCTGTTTCTAGTATTTTGTTCCCCACTTTAGCAATTTTCTTATTTCTGTTTTCTTTGGGTGATGCTCAATGGGAAGTAGCAGGTCTATTGCTGCAATCATACAGTATCTACACTCTGGGATTACTTGTACTGATGCTGATGATGGAGTTGGGAATACAACCTATACTCCGCGCCCAAGGTCAGCCAAGGACGAAGTTACCAATTGCAACTATCGGTAAGATGATACTGGCAATTCCCCTAACGCAGTGGGTGTATGGTTTAGCGATGATATCTTCTTTGTGGATATCCACAGTTAAATGGCGGGGTATTGTCTATCGAATTTATAGCCCTTGGAACGTCAGGCTAGTTGAGTATCATCCCTACGATTTTTTGGATCAGCCTGTTGATAGGAAAATGTCGCTTTAG
- a CDS encoding DUF2141 domain-containing protein → MMKISRLRHLLLASLLSLGCISVVNAETTTKLTVVVNGIRHQKGEICFRVYASEKGFPMSNTSEAQSGCTKITGKSVTKRFYGLKPGKYAVAIVDDQNGNHKLDTDFFGIPKEGFGISNNPTVSIQTGNPKFNKSSFTFTKDTTINISVKYSLDP, encoded by the coding sequence ATGATGAAAATTTCTCGGTTGCGTCATCTTTTATTAGCTTCTTTATTGAGCTTAGGCTGTATCAGTGTAGTCAATGCAGAAACTACAACTAAATTAACTGTTGTAGTTAACGGTATCCGCCATCAAAAAGGAGAAATTTGCTTCCGAGTATATGCCAGTGAGAAAGGATTTCCTATGAGCAATACTAGTGAAGCCCAAAGTGGCTGTACAAAAATCACAGGCAAATCCGTAACTAAGCGTTTCTATGGCTTGAAACCTGGTAAATATGCTGTGGCGATCGTAGATGATCAAAACGGTAATCATAAACTAGATACAGACTTCTTTGGTATTCCCAAAGAAGGTTTTGGAATTTCTAATAACCCCACAGTATCTATTCAAACAGGAAACCCAAAATTCAATAAGTCAAGTTTTACATTTACCAAGGATACAACCATTAACATTTCCGTTAAATACTCACTTGATCCCTAG
- a CDS encoding NAD-dependent epimerase/dehydratase family protein, with amino-acid sequence MNLQNKTLLITGIDEFVGLRAAELAIAQGMKVRGLQSSTNKEKAQKLGAEVIVGSITDAAIAQKACQGVDIVLHTAQLTEEAGPIEKFREINVAGAVNMAKAAKSAGVKSFVHLSSVMVYGFNYSDRITETGTLSADNNPYCQTKIEAEAELLPLNSPSDFGVIIIRAGDIYGPGSIPWIVRPLLMMRQKLFAYANDGQGIFNHLYLDNLIDAIFLAMEKEAYGEIFNVTDGEETTWKEYFMRLAAMEGLPAPMSIPKDEMKLFLKLRNQGQKLFRKKADILPESVDFMTRPYAYSIVKAQSLLDYKPKIDLEEGLRQTKAWVQKTDLQKLVK; translated from the coding sequence ATGAATTTGCAAAATAAGACTCTGCTGATTACTGGAATTGATGAATTTGTTGGCTTGCGTGCGGCGGAGTTAGCGATCGCCCAAGGCATGAAAGTTCGTGGGTTGCAAAGTTCTACCAATAAGGAAAAAGCCCAGAAATTGGGTGCTGAAGTGATTGTTGGTAGCATTACCGATGCAGCGATCGCCCAAAAGGCTTGTCAAGGTGTAGATATTGTTCTTCACACTGCACAATTAACAGAAGAAGCTGGCCCTATTGAGAAATTTCGAGAAATCAATGTGGCTGGCGCGGTGAATATGGCGAAGGCTGCCAAAAGTGCTGGTGTGAAAAGCTTTGTGCATCTTTCCAGCGTTATGGTGTATGGGTTTAATTATAGCGATCGCATCACCGAAACTGGAACACTTTCCGCCGATAATAATCCCTACTGCCAAACTAAAATCGAAGCTGAAGCCGAACTTTTACCCTTAAACTCTCCCTCAGATTTTGGTGTAATTATCATTCGTGCAGGTGACATTTACGGGCCAGGAAGCATCCCTTGGATAGTTCGTCCACTATTAATGATGCGGCAAAAGTTATTCGCTTACGCCAACGACGGACAAGGAATTTTCAATCATCTTTATCTAGATAACCTCATCGATGCCATCTTTTTAGCTATGGAAAAAGAGGCTTATGGTGAAATCTTTAATGTCACCGATGGCGAGGAAACTACCTGGAAAGAATACTTCATGCGCCTAGCAGCAATGGAAGGTTTACCTGCGCCAATGTCTATCCCCAAAGATGAAATGAAATTGTTCTTGAAACTACGCAATCAAGGACAAAAACTGTTTCGTAAAAAAGCTGATATTCTCCCAGAATCAGTAGATTTTATGACTCGTCCTTATGCTTATTCGATTGTCAAAGCTCAAAGTTTATTAGATTACAAACCAAAAATAGACTTGGAAGAAGGGCTACGCCAAACAAAAGCATGGGTGCAGAAAACTGACTTGCAAAAGTTAGTTAAATAG
- the devC gene encoding ABC transporter permease DevC, giving the protein MNFKIPLAWLQLAQQRIRFLIAVAGIAFIVLLMFVQLGFQDALYSSATAVHQNLRGDLFLVSSQYKSLTSNQSFSRTRLYQALGFDGVDSVSPMYLQFAKLKNPETGEKYSIYVIGFDPGQSVMNIPEIEENLDKLKIPDVMLFDRASRPEFGPIAANFDKGDKEQTIEIFPFDAPIGYKVRVGGLFSLGPSFGVDGNLIVSDSTFLRINPNTRPSEKIDVGAIRLKPGADKEKVAANLEANLPDDVRVFTRQGFIDFEKKYWSDRTPIGFILNLMLTMASVVGVVIVYQILYSNIATQFIAYATLKAIGYPNTYLLNVVFQQALILALLAYIPGFIVSIGLYDFAMEATKLPIMMTANNALIVFISAVLMCITSGALAINKLRSADPADIF; this is encoded by the coding sequence ATGAATTTTAAAATTCCTTTGGCCTGGCTACAGTTAGCCCAGCAAAGAATACGTTTTCTTATAGCTGTAGCTGGCATTGCTTTTATTGTCTTGCTGATGTTTGTGCAACTTGGGTTTCAAGATGCGCTTTACTCTAGTGCAACCGCAGTACATCAAAATCTACGCGGTGACTTATTTTTAGTCAGTTCTCAGTATAAATCTTTGACTTCCAATCAAAGCTTTTCTCGAACTCGATTATACCAAGCTTTAGGTTTTGATGGGGTAGACTCTGTTAGCCCCATGTATTTACAATTTGCTAAATTAAAAAATCCTGAAACTGGGGAAAAATATTCAATCTATGTTATAGGTTTTGACCCAGGACAATCAGTAATGAATATCCCTGAAATTGAGGAGAATTTAGATAAACTAAAAATTCCTGATGTCATGCTTTTTGACAGAGCTTCGCGCCCAGAATTTGGCCCTATCGCTGCCAATTTTGACAAAGGAGATAAAGAGCAGACAATTGAAATTTTCCCCTTTGATGCTCCTATTGGCTACAAAGTCCGAGTTGGAGGTTTATTTAGTTTAGGCCCTTCCTTTGGTGTGGATGGCAACCTAATTGTAAGTGACTCAACTTTCCTCCGCATCAATCCTAATACTCGCCCATCTGAAAAAATCGATGTTGGTGCAATTAGGCTCAAACCTGGGGCTGATAAAGAAAAAGTTGCTGCTAATTTGGAAGCCAATTTACCTGATGATGTGAGGGTTTTTACTCGGCAAGGTTTTATTGACTTTGAAAAGAAATATTGGTCGGATAGAACCCCAATTGGTTTTATCTTGAACCTAATGTTAACAATGGCTTCGGTTGTGGGTGTGGTAATTGTATATCAAATTCTCTACAGTAACATTGCTACTCAATTTATTGCTTATGCCACACTAAAAGCTATTGGCTATCCCAATACTTATTTACTAAATGTGGTTTTCCAACAAGCTTTAATATTAGCATTACTCGCTTATATTCCAGGGTTTATAGTATCTATAGGCTTGTATGATTTTGCAATGGAAGCCACAAAATTACCAATTATGATGACAGCAAATAACGCCTTAATTGTCTTTATTTCGGCGGTATTAATGTGTATAACTTCTGGTGCATTGGCTATTAACAAATTACGCTCCGCAGACCCTGCTGATATTTTCTAG
- a CDS encoding ABC exporter membrane fusion protein, which translates to MAVNKERQLFIKPDGRWRLILAASVAFATGLISFYTLSSNKLRSPVETPTAKSPKVAPVKVAVTALGRLQPEGEITTLSAPSSTNGIRVDRLLVKEGEEVQAGQVLAYLEDYNRATSALEQSLDKLQIAKVKLAQVKAGAKPGDIDAQKASVANLQSQLKGEIATQQATINRIQAELNNAQTENERYQKLFKEGAISASVADSKALQAKTVEQQLTEAKATLSRTQNTLADQIKEGEARLNSVKEVRSVDVDLAQTEVKSAVTAVKQAKADLELTYIKAPRDGRILKIHARAGEVIPSNGFVDIGKTSQMYVIAEVYQTDIQNVRVGQKATITSTAFSGKLQGTVRSIGWQVDKQSIFSLNPRSDTDRRIVEVKVSIDNPADSERVARLTNLQVDVAIQI; encoded by the coding sequence ATGGCAGTAAATAAGGAACGCCAATTATTTATCAAACCCGATGGTCGGTGGCGGTTAATTTTGGCAGCTTCAGTGGCATTCGCTACAGGGTTAATATCCTTTTATACTTTATCATCAAATAAGCTGCGATCGCCAGTTGAAACCCCGACTGCTAAATCTCCTAAAGTTGCTCCTGTAAAAGTTGCTGTCACTGCTTTAGGACGTTTGCAACCAGAAGGAGAAATCACTACCTTATCTGCTCCTAGTTCTACTAACGGTATTCGCGTAGACAGACTGTTAGTCAAGGAAGGAGAGGAAGTTCAAGCAGGACAAGTATTAGCGTATCTAGAAGATTATAACCGTGCGACTTCCGCACTAGAACAATCTTTAGATAAACTGCAAATTGCCAAAGTTAAATTAGCTCAAGTCAAAGCTGGCGCTAAACCCGGAGACATTGACGCTCAAAAAGCTTCAGTTGCTAATTTACAGTCACAATTAAAGGGAGAAATTGCTACTCAACAAGCAACAATTAACCGTATCCAAGCCGAACTGAATAATGCTCAAACTGAAAATGAGCGCTATCAGAAACTATTTAAAGAAGGTGCTATTTCCGCCTCTGTAGCTGATTCTAAAGCTCTCCAAGCCAAAACTGTAGAACAGCAATTAACAGAAGCTAAAGCCACCCTCAGCCGTACTCAAAACACCCTCGCTGACCAGATTAAAGAAGGCGAAGCCAGACTTAACAGCGTCAAGGAAGTGCGGTCTGTAGATGTAGATTTAGCACAAACGGAAGTTAAAAGTGCTGTAACTGCCGTCAAACAAGCCAAAGCCGACCTCGAACTTACTTACATTAAAGCTCCTAGAGATGGCAGAATTTTGAAAATTCACGCCAGAGCAGGCGAAGTTATCCCCAGTAATGGATTTGTTGACATCGGTAAAACATCGCAGATGTATGTAATTGCCGAAGTCTACCAAACTGATATTCAAAATGTGCGTGTAGGGCAAAAAGCCACTATTACCAGCACAGCATTTTCTGGCAAATTGCAAGGAACTGTCAGAAGCATTGGTTGGCAAGTCGATAAACAAAGCATCTTCAGCCTCAACCCTAGATCAGACACAGACCGCCGCATCGTTGAGGTTAAAGTTTCCATCGATAACCCCGCAGATAGCGAACGAGTAGCACGTTTGACCAACCTACAAGTTGATGTAGCGATTCAAATTTAG
- a CDS encoding ParB/RepB/Spo0J family partition protein encodes MPTIPIDQIKIGRNRRPVKGEKVDQLKDSIKTNGLLNPITIDQKLTLIAGLHRLTACKLLGLKAIECHIVDYQNTDQARLAEIDENLIRNELEPLERSELWLERDQILERMGLRAKVGDNQHTFKGGEMISPPKRTVELAKEAGYSERTFQHGKQIAKSIHPEVKQLIKGTPIADSPTVLLQIARAGTKERTSAEEAQQAYNSALAKGDKAEAENQAKLVEELKVKQKTAQILAYKSAIAQKEAKLAAKKTQRQPEPMNNEVAVQTGDEWLLGRNLIYCGDTAKSEFRNILPSYAALAIATLSSTWEHNYLVDEAKVVAVIRSEGNVYQFYQKNQMPFQYELLLGNLYVGIFSQQIIPKPQTPINVEGIEGIINYLLNLYTSPNHFVIAPFIGNGEVLVNCERMGRICFIGDSNAQLVSRGIDRWQKWTSKQAQKLNKL; translated from the coding sequence ATGCCTACAATACCCATAGACCAAATAAAAATCGGTCGCAACCGCCGTCCGGTCAAGGGTGAGAAAGTCGATCAACTAAAAGACTCAATCAAGACGAATGGTTTGTTAAATCCTATCACAATAGACCAAAAACTAACGTTAATTGCTGGGCTACATCGACTGACGGCTTGTAAGTTGTTAGGGCTAAAGGCAATAGAATGTCATATTGTCGATTATCAAAATACTGACCAAGCACGGTTAGCTGAAATTGATGAAAACTTGATTCGCAATGAGCTAGAACCATTAGAACGCTCAGAATTATGGTTAGAACGTGACCAAATTCTTGAACGGATGGGTTTAAGGGCGAAGGTTGGTGATAATCAACATACCTTTAAAGGTGGTGAAATGATTTCACCACCTAAGCGGACAGTAGAGTTAGCGAAAGAGGCTGGTTATTCAGAACGTACCTTCCAACATGGTAAACAAATTGCCAAAAGTATTCACCCAGAAGTTAAACAACTAATTAAGGGTACACCCATCGCCGATAGCCCGACAGTATTATTGCAGATAGCTAGAGCAGGGACAAAAGAGCGGACTTCAGCAGAGGAGGCGCAACAGGCTTATAACTCAGCCTTGGCTAAGGGTGATAAAGCAGAAGCAGAAAACCAAGCCAAGCTGGTAGAGGAGTTAAAGGTAAAGCAGAAAACTGCTCAAATACTAGCATACAAAAGCGCGATCGCTCAAAAGGAAGCAAAGTTAGCAGCCAAAAAAACTCAACGCCAACCAGAACCAATGAATAATGAAGTCGCTGTGCAAACTGGCGATGAATGGCTATTAGGTAGAAATCTTATATATTGTGGTGATACAGCAAAATCCGAGTTTAGGAATATTTTACCCTCTTACGCAGCGCTGGCGATCGCTACCCTTTCCTCTACTTGGGAACATAATTACTTAGTTGATGAAGCTAAAGTTGTCGCCGTCATCCGTTCTGAAGGAAATGTCTACCAATTTTACCAAAAGAATCAAATGCCTTTTCAATATGAATTATTACTAGGCAATCTTTACGTAGGAATTTTTTCTCAGCAAATAATACCTAAACCGCAAACACCAATAAATGTTGAAGGAATTGAAGGAATTATTAATTATTTGCTCAATTTGTACACCAGTCCCAATCATTTTGTGATTGCTCCATTTATTGGTAATGGTGAGGTTTTAGTTAATTGTGAAAGGATGGGAAGGATTTGTTTTATTGGTGACAGCAATGCACAATTAGTTAGTCGCGGCATTGATAGATGGCAGAAATGGACAAGTAAGCAAGCACAAAAACTCAATAAGTTGTAA